A genome region from Glutamicibacter arilaitensis Re117 includes the following:
- a CDS encoding MBL fold metallo-hydrolase: protein MMAEGQWKQVAQRVFQRRYDPLDITVGAVLGEHGLTVIDTRNNACEAQEIIDDVSARFDLPIVAVINTHAHYDHTFGNQLFAQHSIPIYGHHLIPAHFEEYEKPRLEKVQRSPEAEPEMDWDGVVLTPPTHLLAQPCTLNLGGREVELIPLDAGHTDTDLAIHIPDANTWFLGDIIEQSGPPMFGSGAYPLDWPIVLESLLERIQPGDIIVPGHGEPVDRDFIVRQLHCFQLLATTLRDAHQRDESIEQISYSAELKNLWPEDFLQQAAADAYAQLPGTEPDPR, encoded by the coding sequence ATGATGGCCGAAGGACAGTGGAAGCAGGTAGCCCAGCGAGTTTTCCAGCGGCGTTATGATCCGTTGGACATCACCGTCGGGGCGGTGCTCGGCGAGCACGGCCTGACGGTTATCGATACCCGCAATAACGCGTGTGAGGCACAGGAAATCATTGATGATGTCTCGGCACGTTTCGACCTGCCGATTGTTGCCGTCATCAACACCCATGCGCATTATGACCACACCTTCGGCAATCAGCTCTTTGCCCAGCACTCGATTCCCATCTATGGCCATCATCTGATCCCTGCGCACTTCGAGGAATATGAGAAGCCCCGGCTTGAAAAGGTGCAGCGCTCGCCGGAAGCAGAGCCCGAGATGGATTGGGATGGCGTGGTTCTGACCCCGCCAACCCACTTGCTGGCGCAACCTTGCACGCTGAACTTAGGCGGACGGGAAGTCGAGCTGATTCCGCTGGATGCAGGGCATACCGACACGGACCTTGCGATCCATATTCCCGACGCCAATACGTGGTTCCTTGGCGATATCATCGAGCAGTCCGGTCCGCCGATGTTCGGCTCCGGAGCCTACCCCCTGGACTGGCCCATCGTGCTCGAATCATTGCTTGAGCGCATCCAGCCAGGCGACATCATTGTCCCGGGCCATGGTGAACCGGTGGACCGGGACTTCATAGTGCGGCAATTGCACTGCTTCCAGCTGCTGGCCACCACCTTGCGCGACGCGCATCAACGGGACGAGAGCATCGAGCAGATCTCATACAGTGCGGAACTTAAAAACCTGTGGCCGGAGGATTTCCTGCAACAAGCTGCCGCTGATGCCTACGCGCAACTGCCTGGCACCGAGCCGGATCCGCGCTAG
- a CDS encoding RluA family pseudouridine synthase, whose product MPGADPHPDLAADRSAKIETIVIDSEHTGRRIEKYLRSALKSMPAGQMFKLMRKGQLRVNGKKVQEGYRLAANDKITLPAFHAQPTREPRIEVPPALLKRLRNTVVHEDEDVLVIDKPAGIPVHKGTDNPAGVIEAFRQLRPELPDLELSHRLDRDTSGLLVLAKTPSILRYLHEMLRDREDEIERHYLALVAGSWNEDTAVIHTPLLRLADRMVADPTGQRAETRVWVQQRVGKRATILDVQLMTGRKHQIRVHLQSEGHPIAGDDRYGFAKFNSRVEQLGGRGLFLHATKLVIPKPDGQELVVEAPMPQRWKQLLKAGL is encoded by the coding sequence TTGCCTGGAGCAGATCCGCATCCAGACCTCGCCGCCGATCGTTCGGCGAAGATCGAAACCATCGTCATCGACAGCGAGCACACTGGACGGCGCATCGAGAAGTACCTGCGTTCCGCGCTCAAATCCATGCCAGCAGGGCAGATGTTCAAGCTCATGCGCAAGGGACAACTGCGGGTCAACGGGAAGAAAGTCCAAGAAGGCTACCGGCTGGCGGCAAATGACAAGATCACTCTGCCGGCATTCCACGCCCAGCCAACCCGCGAACCGCGCATCGAGGTCCCGCCAGCGCTGCTCAAGCGCCTGCGCAATACCGTGGTGCACGAGGACGAAGATGTGCTGGTGATCGACAAGCCCGCTGGCATTCCGGTGCACAAGGGCACCGATAATCCAGCCGGCGTCATCGAGGCATTCCGCCAGCTGCGCCCGGAACTGCCCGATCTTGAGCTGAGCCACCGACTGGACCGGGATACTTCTGGACTGCTGGTGCTGGCCAAGACCCCGAGCATTCTGCGCTATCTGCACGAGATGCTGCGCGATCGGGAAGATGAAATTGAAAGGCACTATCTGGCGCTGGTTGCCGGCAGCTGGAATGAGGACACTGCAGTTATCCATACTCCGCTGCTGCGCCTGGCTGACCGCATGGTCGCAGATCCAACGGGCCAGCGTGCTGAAACCCGGGTATGGGTACAGCAGCGGGTAGGGAAGCGCGCCACTATTTTGGATGTGCAGCTGATGACCGGACGCAAGCACCAGATCCGGGTCCACTTGCAAAGCGAAGGGCACCCGATTGCCGGAGACGACCGGTACGGTTTTGCCAAGTTCAACAGCCGTGTCGAACAGCTAGGGGGTCGCGGGCTCTTCTTGCATGCGACTAAGCTGGTGATTCCCAAGCCCGACGGCCAGGAACTGGTCGTCGAGGCCCCCATGCCGCAGCGCTGGAAGCAGCTGCTGAAGGCAGGGCTCTAG
- a CDS encoding DUF6512 family protein, whose translation MDTTNLLVLNAWAIIPLVLVGSLLHFAYDWSGHNKVVAVFAAVNESYWEHIKIAFWPVLLWLVGLFALGGWQILGFIPAMTAALYSVPVSMVAMVFGYKSITGKNLLWLDIAVFAITVGLALMIFALVATELAASIWSIGISVLLLLPLGVAFIRYTYAPPNEPDLFVDPLNQRYGLDAHPEDN comes from the coding sequence ATGGATACAACGAATCTGCTGGTACTCAATGCGTGGGCTATCATCCCACTTGTGCTCGTCGGCTCGCTGCTGCATTTTGCCTATGACTGGTCGGGGCACAACAAGGTCGTGGCGGTATTCGCCGCGGTGAACGAGAGCTATTGGGAACATATCAAGATCGCGTTCTGGCCGGTGCTGCTGTGGCTGGTTGGACTCTTCGCTTTGGGTGGATGGCAGATCCTGGGGTTCATCCCGGCAATGACCGCTGCACTGTACTCGGTTCCGGTTTCCATGGTCGCCATGGTCTTCGGCTACAAGTCGATCACCGGGAAGAACCTGCTCTGGCTGGATATCGCGGTCTTTGCCATCACCGTTGGGCTGGCGCTGATGATCTTCGCACTGGTGGCCACCGAGCTGGCAGCGAGCATCTGGAGCATTGGGATCAGCGTGCTGCTCTTGCTGCCGCTCGGGGTAGCCTTCATCCGCTACACCTATGCTCCGCCTAATGAACCGGATCTGTTCGTTGATCCGCTGAACCAGCGCTATGGACTGGATGCCCACCCGGAAGACAACTAG
- a CDS encoding RCC1 domain-containing protein: MTLMAAGRRHSVALRQDGAVLATGNNRAGECSIDQWSAITSVAAGNVHAARNTGRSHTVGLRADGTALATGNNQRGQCSVASWSGLQAIAAGQLHTVGLRTDGTVVATGDQRSGACEVQNWNAVTTLCAGSQHTVALRSDGMVLATGDNSFGQCNVGS; encoded by the coding sequence ATGACTCTCATGGCAGCCGGGCGCAGGCATTCGGTGGCACTGCGACAGGACGGCGCCGTGCTGGCCACCGGCAATAACCGGGCCGGCGAGTGTTCTATCGACCAGTGGTCGGCGATCACCAGCGTAGCGGCCGGTAATGTTCATGCGGCGCGCAACACCGGCCGTTCGCACACCGTAGGGCTTCGCGCCGACGGCACGGCGCTTGCCACCGGCAATAACCAACGGGGCCAATGCTCCGTGGCCAGCTGGAGCGGCCTGCAAGCGATAGCCGCGGGTCAACTGCATACTGTCGGGCTGCGCACCGACGGCACCGTCGTGGCCACTGGCGACCAGCGAAGCGGGGCGTGCGAAGTGCAAAACTGGAATGCGGTGACCACGCTTTGCGCCGGCAGCCAGCACACCGTGGCCCTGCGCAGCGATGGCATGGTGCTGGCCACCGGGGACAACTCGTTTGGCCAGTGCAATGTGGGTTCATGA
- a CDS encoding MSMEG_4193 family putative phosphomutase, translating into MATVILVRHGRTTANASGVLAGRTPSVFLDHTGEEQAMRTAERLATLPLAAVVTSPLERCVQTANFALQRQENAPELLIEPEISECDYGLWQGRTLQDLAGEDLWKQVQSTPSAVTFPEGESMAGMQARAVAAIRRHDAAVEAEHGTGAVWAAFSHGDIIKSVLADALGMHLDLFQRLNAGPASVSIVHYGAGAPRVYSINTDAGDLSWLAPGLKAADAPVGGGAGH; encoded by the coding sequence ATGGCCACAGTTATTCTCGTGCGGCATGGCCGCACTACCGCCAACGCCAGCGGCGTATTGGCTGGACGCACCCCGTCGGTGTTCTTGGACCACACCGGCGAAGAACAGGCGATGCGTACCGCCGAACGCCTCGCGACCCTGCCCTTGGCAGCGGTGGTCACCAGCCCGCTGGAACGCTGCGTGCAGACCGCCAACTTCGCATTGCAGCGTCAGGAGAACGCGCCTGAATTGCTCATCGAGCCAGAGATCTCCGAATGCGACTACGGACTGTGGCAGGGCCGCACGCTGCAGGACTTGGCTGGCGAAGATCTATGGAAGCAAGTGCAATCCACCCCCTCCGCGGTGACCTTCCCCGAGGGTGAATCCATGGCCGGGATGCAGGCACGCGCTGTGGCGGCAATCAGGCGCCACGATGCTGCAGTGGAAGCCGAGCATGGGACCGGCGCAGTGTGGGCGGCCTTCAGCCATGGCGATATCATCAAGTCGGTATTGGCCGATGCGCTGGGAATGCATCTGGACCTGTTCCAGCGGCTGAATGCGGGACCAGCTTCCGTATCAATCGTGCACTACGGCGCCGGGGCGCCCCGGGTGTACTCCATCAATACCGATGCCGGAGATCTCTCATGGCTCGCCCCAGGACTCAAGGCAGCGGATGCCCCGGTCGGTGGCGGCGCAGGACACTAA
- a CDS encoding DUF3090 domain-containing protein has product MTATVNEFNWPDRIVIGTIGEPGSRTFYLQARAGSELASIALEKQQAAVVAEMIDEILDQLSTVEGNPFSVPEHTPVELVDNEALEEVDELFRVGSMNLGWDASVAQVVLEAFSLNEEDEETYDPDGPGALMRVRMPVGTARAFAMRTHEIVAAGRPMCANCGYPIDPDGHTCQDENGQ; this is encoded by the coding sequence ATGACAGCAACAGTCAACGAATTCAATTGGCCAGACCGCATTGTCATCGGCACCATCGGCGAGCCCGGCTCCCGCACCTTCTACCTCCAGGCCCGGGCTGGTTCCGAGCTGGCCAGCATCGCCTTGGAAAAGCAGCAGGCCGCAGTGGTCGCTGAGATGATCGATGAAATCCTTGATCAGCTCTCCACCGTCGAGGGCAATCCCTTCAGCGTTCCGGAGCACACCCCCGTGGAATTGGTGGATAACGAAGCGCTGGAAGAAGTCGATGAGTTATTCCGCGTCGGATCGATGAATCTGGGATGGGACGCCAGCGTGGCGCAAGTAGTGTTGGAAGCTTTCTCCTTGAATGAGGAAGACGAAGAGACCTACGACCCCGATGGCCCCGGTGCTCTGATGCGGGTTCGCATGCCGGTAGGCACAGCACGCGCCTTCGCCATGCGCACCCATGAGATCGTCGCGGCAGGCAGGCCAATGTGCGCCAACTGCGGTTATCCGATTGATCCAGATGGACATACCTGCCAGGACGAGAACGGCCAATGA
- a CDS encoding SCO1664 family protein encodes MSSSDLLTAQLELTGRITTASNATFLGNIGNSKVVYKPIAGEQPLWDFPHGTLASREIAAYLVSEALGWNLVPRTWLRDGRFGEGMVQLWQDTDPAQHPVDIVPTSSLPAAGLLRVLDGQDEAGQQMSLVHEDTVSLRRMAVFDVLVNNADRKGDHVLAMADGHRFGVDHGLCFNEEHKLRTVLWGWDGQSLSEDELAGITRVIEALEAELGAELAELLTAEEIAAFSRRCQSLVDDAHFPAPHGQMPAVPWPLF; translated from the coding sequence ATGAGCTCTTCGGATCTGCTCACCGCGCAGCTGGAACTGACCGGCCGCATCACCACCGCATCCAACGCCACGTTCCTGGGGAATATCGGCAACTCCAAGGTGGTGTACAAACCGATCGCCGGGGAACAGCCGCTGTGGGACTTCCCGCACGGTACCTTGGCCTCTCGGGAGATCGCGGCCTATCTAGTTTCCGAAGCCTTGGGATGGAATCTGGTGCCGCGCACCTGGTTGCGCGATGGGCGGTTTGGCGAAGGCATGGTGCAGCTGTGGCAGGACACCGACCCAGCACAGCATCCGGTGGACATCGTCCCCACCAGCAGCCTGCCAGCCGCCGGCTTGCTGCGAGTCCTTGATGGGCAGGATGAAGCCGGACAGCAGATGAGCCTGGTGCATGAAGACACCGTTTCACTACGACGCATGGCAGTCTTTGATGTCTTAGTGAACAACGCGGACCGCAAAGGCGACCACGTTCTAGCCATGGCCGATGGCCATAGGTTCGGTGTGGACCATGGGCTGTGCTTCAACGAAGAGCACAAGCTGCGCACGGTGCTGTGGGGTTGGGATGGGCAGTCCCTGTCCGAAGACGAGCTTGCTGGCATCACCCGAGTCATCGAAGCGCTGGAGGCAGAACTTGGCGCGGAGTTGGCGGAACTGCTGACCGCTGAGGAAATAGCGGCCTTTTCCCGTCGTTGCCAGTCGCTAGTGGATGATGCGCATTTCCCGGCGCCCCACGGTCAAATGCCAGCGGTGCCCTGGCCATTGTTCTAA
- a CDS encoding SDR family NAD(P)-dependent oxidoreductase, producing the protein MSALVIVGAGPGLGLSVAEKFGRKNFDVALIARNQDNLDALQNSLSKLNIKSSGFAADVTDEQQLDKAFTQIREAFGQIDVLIYNAAVIAPVSAIDTTADMANQHLQVNIIGGIASAQQVIPQMVERKDGAIFFTSGGSSDLTATPILTTLSIGKSGLRAYAHCLHEELSGHGVHVGMLSIAGVIEEGTYFSPDKIADEYIDMYEQRDGAERFYIDPSQDSAAALKETYSE; encoded by the coding sequence ATGAGCGCACTGGTGATCGTAGGAGCAGGCCCAGGACTTGGCCTCAGCGTTGCTGAGAAATTCGGCAGGAAGAATTTCGATGTAGCCTTGATTGCCAGAAATCAGGACAATCTCGATGCCCTGCAGAACTCACTTTCCAAGCTCAACATCAAAAGCTCCGGCTTCGCTGCCGATGTCACCGACGAGCAGCAACTAGATAAGGCCTTTACCCAGATTCGCGAAGCCTTTGGGCAGATCGACGTCTTGATCTACAACGCCGCTGTCATCGCACCGGTATCCGCCATCGACACCACTGCCGACATGGCCAACCAGCACCTGCAGGTGAACATCATCGGCGGCATCGCCAGCGCACAGCAGGTCATCCCTCAGATGGTTGAGCGCAAGGACGGAGCCATTTTCTTCACCAGCGGTGGATCGAGCGACCTGACTGCCACGCCAATCTTGACGACCTTGAGCATCGGAAAGTCAGGACTGCGCGCCTACGCCCACTGCCTGCACGAAGAGCTATCTGGCCACGGCGTGCATGTGGGGATGCTTTCCATTGCCGGAGTCATCGAAGAAGGAACTTACTTCTCCCCCGACAAGATCGCTGACGAATACATCGACATGTATGAGCAGCGCGATGGTGCAGAACGCTTCTATATCGATCCGTCACAGGATTCGGCAGCAGCGCTGAAGGAAACCTACAGCGAATAG